Proteins from a single region of Desertibacillus haloalkaliphilus:
- the paaB gene encoding 1,2-phenylacetyl-CoA epoxidase subunit PaaB, with product MENNRKDIDQFYDEYQVFSRKTAIAPAQEQFTLLAPNSEIALIMAQENFMRREPVYDIWVVKRSDIHALDEEQREKLVNRLDNKAYRETKGYGYLRKKWREKEQDMFDEKEILSWAGGKK from the coding sequence ATGGAAAATAACAGAAAAGATATTGACCAATTTTACGATGAATACCAAGTGTTTAGCCGTAAAACAGCCATCGCTCCAGCGCAGGAGCAATTTACGCTTCTTGCTCCAAATAGTGAAATCGCTTTAATTATGGCTCAAGAGAATTTCATGAGACGGGAGCCTGTGTATGATATATGGGTTGTTAAACGCTCAGATATTCATGCGCTTGATGAAGAGCAACGAGAAAAGCTAGTAAATCGACTCGATAACAAAGCCTACCGTGAAACAAAGGGTTACGGATATTTACGAAAAAAATGGCGTGAAAAAGAACAAGATATGTTTGATGAAAAAGAAATTCTTTCATGGGCTGGAGGGAAAAAATAA
- the paaC gene encoding 1,2-phenylacetyl-CoA epoxidase subunit PaaC → MKINNVEELKQHPEYKEALVELLYQLADDDFLISFRGSEWLGLCPHIEEDVAYSSINQNTMGHATLYYELLEELGEGKADVLAHDRPIEQRRNAILLEEPNGPGTYLVEPRYDWAFTVVRNYFYDVAKQIRLESLKNSSYEPLAQGARSILGEQYYHVMHWDVWFRQLLSSTPEARERLEGQIDRVWNNFGNVLSLGRQGERMAEFGIIEDEGALKKLWLGKIEAVFKDLDLSLPSAEPQAESGDGRAGEHTENLETAIETLSEVYRLDRVAAW, encoded by the coding sequence ATGAAGATCAACAATGTAGAAGAGCTAAAACAACACCCTGAATACAAGGAAGCCTTAGTTGAATTACTTTACCAATTGGCTGATGATGATTTTCTAATTTCTTTTAGAGGATCTGAATGGCTCGGATTATGTCCGCATATTGAAGAAGATGTTGCTTATTCTTCAATCAACCAAAATACAATGGGGCATGCGACACTATATTATGAGTTGCTTGAAGAGTTAGGAGAAGGGAAAGCCGATGTGCTTGCTCATGACCGACCAATTGAACAACGTAGAAATGCTATTTTGCTAGAAGAGCCAAATGGGCCAGGAACTTATTTAGTTGAACCACGTTATGATTGGGCGTTCACGGTTGTACGTAATTATTTCTATGATGTAGCTAAACAAATTCGTCTAGAGTCTCTTAAAAATTCTTCATACGAACCGCTTGCACAAGGGGCGAGAAGTATTCTAGGTGAACAATATTACCATGTCATGCACTGGGATGTTTGGTTTAGACAGCTATTATCAAGTACACCAGAGGCAAGAGAGAGATTAGAAGGTCAGATTGATAGAGTTTGGAACAACTTTGGAAACGTATTATCCCTTGGCCGTCAAGGAGAGAGAATGGCTGAGTTTGGAATTATTGAAGATGAAGGAGCTTTAAAGAAGCTTTGGTTAGGTAAGATCGAGGCAGTTTTCAAAGATTTAGATCTTTCTCTTCCATCCGCTGAACCACAAGCTGAAAGTGGTGATGGTAGAGCTGGGGAACATACAGAAAATCTTGAGACAGCTATTGAAACGTTATCTGAAGTATATCGATTGGATCGAGTTGCAGCTTGGTAA
- the paaD gene encoding 1,2-phenylacetyl-CoA epoxidase subunit PaaD translates to MTTGTNYLIEEIETTLHQVKDPEIPSVSVGELGMIYDVEVTGSHVHVKMIPTFVGCPALDIISRDVKAAIRKDVNWVDQVEVSYVFDKSWSTDRISDEGREKLKEYGITPPPIDFKEGDPWEVDCPYCGSTYTSMENIFGPAACRSILYCKSCKNPFEAMKPVASHNS, encoded by the coding sequence ATGACAACAGGCACAAACTATTTAATTGAAGAAATCGAAACAACCTTACATCAAGTGAAAGACCCTGAAATTCCATCAGTCAGTGTCGGAGAACTTGGGATGATCTACGATGTTGAAGTAACTGGTAGTCATGTTCATGTGAAAATGATACCAACATTTGTCGGGTGTCCGGCTCTAGATATCATTAGTAGAGATGTTAAGGCTGCGATACGAAAAGATGTTAATTGGGTAGATCAAGTTGAGGTTAGTTATGTCTTTGATAAGAGTTGGTCAACAGATCGAATCAGTGATGAAGGTAGAGAAAAGCTCAAAGAATACGGGATTACTCCTCCACCAATTGATTTTAAAGAAGGTGATCCATGGGAAGTGGATTGTCCATACTGTGGTTCGACTTATACATCGATGGAAAATATTTTTGGACCAGCTGCTTGTCGAAGTATCTTATATTGTAAATCTTGTAAAAATCCATTCGAAGCTATGAAACCAGTAGCTTCTCATAATTCATAA
- a CDS encoding urease accessory protein UreH domain-containing protein has translation MYDFFNSISQIFYQPLINLSNATEHLPLLSALILGILAATAPCQFTANIGAITLYGNRSIQKAIPLTEVLFFQLGKMVVFTGLGLFVLILGSEFQRELTVYFPWIRKILGPMLILIGLYLAGVIKANWTIGLKQGFDRKKRRGKWGAFLLGSSFSLGFCPTMFSLFFLILMPLALSSSYGVVLPAVFSIGTSIPLFIAIYLIWTFGLSGTFMKRGRKIGYWIQRIAGILLVIVGIIDTITYWSI, from the coding sequence ATGTATGATTTCTTTAACTCTATTAGTCAGATCTTCTATCAACCATTGATTAACCTCTCAAATGCTACAGAACATCTTCCATTGCTTTCAGCACTTATTCTAGGAATTCTAGCAGCAACTGCCCCTTGCCAATTTACGGCAAATATCGGGGCGATCACATTATATGGAAATCGTTCAATCCAGAAAGCAATCCCTTTGACAGAGGTTTTATTCTTTCAACTTGGAAAAATGGTTGTATTTACTGGCTTAGGGCTTTTTGTTCTTATATTAGGGAGCGAGTTTCAACGTGAGTTAACCGTCTATTTTCCATGGATAAGAAAGATCCTCGGTCCAATGCTAATTTTGATCGGATTGTATTTAGCAGGAGTGATCAAAGCGAATTGGACGATAGGCTTGAAACAAGGCTTTGATAGAAAAAAACGTCGTGGGAAGTGGGGGGCGTTTCTGCTTGGTAGTAGTTTTTCTTTAGGTTTCTGTCCAACAATGTTCTCTCTGTTCTTTTTAATCTTAATGCCACTCGCGTTGTCTAGTTCATATGGTGTTGTCTTGCCAGCGGTATTTTCAATCGGGACATCAATTCCACTATTTATAGCCATATATTTGATTTGGACGTTTGGGTTAAGTGGAACCTTCATGAAGAGAGGACGGAAGATTGGTTATTGGATTCAACGCATAGCTGGTATTCTTCTAGTCATTGTCGGAATAATAGATACGATTACGTATTGGAGTATCTAA
- a CDS encoding EthD family reductase — protein sequence MVKLIALYKQPEDQKAFDEHYFNTHAPITAKIPGLRKMEVTKIVGSPTGKSDYHLLCEMYYDSHEALKEAMKTEEAKASGKDLMGFAGELVTMMIGEEVNE from the coding sequence ATGGTAAAACTAATTGCACTATATAAACAACCTGAGGATCAAAAAGCATTTGATGAGCATTATTTTAATACACATGCTCCAATTACAGCAAAAATTCCAGGTTTAAGAAAGATGGAAGTAACAAAAATCGTAGGCTCTCCAACTGGTAAAAGTGACTATCATCTATTATGTGAAATGTATTATGACAGTCACGAAGCTTTAAAGGAAGCAATGAAAACAGAAGAAGCTAAAGCTTCTGGTAAGGATTTAATGGGATTTGCAGGTGAATTAGTGACGATGATGATTGGTGAGGAAGTAAATGAGTAA
- a CDS encoding SDR family NAD(P)-dependent oxidoreductase, with protein MKAKTILITGAGTGLGKELAVVYAQQGHRIILVGRTETSLNEVKEVIESQRGSGIVKTCDITDPNAVQEMIQQLLETETIDQVINNAGIGYFRTLQDLTMTEISQMLDTNVKGTIYVTKAVLPTFLERDSGKIMNIISTAGLRGKVQETAYVASKFAVRGFTESLIKELAGTSITVSAVYMGGMDTPFWDDSDFVTDRSRLRSASEVAREIVEREDEEKLIIE; from the coding sequence ATGAAAGCAAAGACGATATTAATTACAGGTGCAGGAACTGGCTTAGGAAAAGAACTAGCAGTAGTCTATGCACAACAAGGACATCGGATCATTTTAGTTGGTCGAACAGAAACAAGCTTGAATGAAGTAAAGGAAGTAATTGAGAGTCAAAGAGGCAGTGGGATTGTAAAAACATGTGATATCACCGATCCGAATGCCGTTCAAGAGATGATACAGCAACTCTTGGAAACAGAAACAATTGATCAAGTCATTAACAATGCAGGCATCGGTTATTTTCGAACCTTACAAGACCTTACGATGACAGAAATAAGTCAGATGCTTGATACGAATGTCAAAGGTACAATTTATGTCACGAAAGCGGTTTTGCCAACGTTTTTGGAACGTGATTCAGGGAAAATTATGAATATCATCTCAACGGCCGGCTTACGAGGTAAAGTTCAAGAAACTGCATATGTAGCAAGTAAATTTGCTGTTCGAGGGTTTACAGAAAGTTTAATAAAAGAGTTAGCAGGGACGTCGATCACTGTTTCGGCTGTATACATGGGTGGAATGGATACACCATTTTGGGATGACAGTGATTTTGTGACTGATCGTTCTCGGTTAAGGTCGGCTTCTGAGGTAGCACGTGAAATTGTTGAAAGGGAAGATGAAGAAAAGTTAATTATTGAGTAG
- the cydC gene encoding thiol reductant ABC exporter subunit CydC, which produces MKELKQVIQLMMKEKRDIYLSILFGYLAGMTAVGLFAANGYLISRAAVETPLYVLIMMVAIVKLGSFLRAGSRYAERYFSHRATFTMLANMRVHFYDKVESLSPSLIQKYRSGDMLARIVGDVESLQNFFLRVIYPPLIMVLVFLSTVLFVSFYSFSIVLLLIIGLILTGIVIPAWFAHKQKKISNDIREHRADFSTELTEWMQGFRELKIHQQLDEKEQLLFDTSETYMNGQEKESLQASYNQSVNVALSAVITWLVLVVGAYLVANGSLDGLFLAMLVMISLTVFEHSTPMAAFPVYYEDSEKAAKRLFNMDERHDEDKTDVTTTKYWTSAPSITFKNVSFSYPNEQRKVTEGLNLELPAGSKTAIVGASGSGKSTLFNLLLKLYSPDEGEIYFDGEKRSQMDQEEIWKRTNVVLQENHFFYGTIKDNLLIEEGSLTDGELSQVLKTVQLAHFVLTDRVMEKGQNLSGGEKQRLAMARAVIKDAPLWLLDEPTSSLDSWTEQQLYETLYQQAKDDTVIIISHRLSGLEKMDQIVVMDQGEVVEVGSFAELMEKKGYFYRLKQIEASIIRTS; this is translated from the coding sequence ATGAAGGAGCTAAAACAGGTCATCCAATTGATGATGAAAGAAAAACGGGATATTTATCTTTCCATCTTATTTGGATATTTAGCTGGTATGACTGCCGTCGGTCTTTTTGCTGCCAATGGTTATCTCATTTCTCGAGCAGCGGTTGAAACGCCATTATATGTCTTAATTATGATGGTTGCCATCGTAAAATTAGGGAGCTTTCTTCGCGCAGGCTCACGTTATGCAGAGCGTTATTTTTCACACCGAGCAACGTTTACGATGCTCGCCAACATGCGAGTACATTTTTATGATAAAGTAGAGAGCCTTTCGCCGAGCTTGATTCAAAAGTATCGTAGTGGTGATATGTTGGCACGTATTGTAGGGGATGTCGAAAGTCTTCAGAACTTTTTCCTGCGTGTCATATATCCGCCACTGATCATGGTACTCGTCTTTTTAAGTACGGTTTTGTTCGTTTCATTTTATTCATTTTCTATTGTTCTCTTACTCATTATTGGTTTGATTTTAACGGGTATTGTGATCCCGGCCTGGTTTGCGCATAAACAGAAAAAAATCAGTAATGACATACGTGAGCATCGTGCAGATTTTTCAACGGAATTGACGGAATGGATGCAAGGTTTTCGTGAGTTGAAAATTCATCAACAGCTTGATGAAAAAGAACAGTTACTTTTCGATACGTCAGAAACCTATATGAATGGTCAGGAGAAGGAAAGCTTGCAAGCGAGCTATAATCAATCCGTGAACGTTGCCTTATCAGCAGTAATTACTTGGCTCGTCCTCGTTGTAGGGGCATATTTAGTTGCAAATGGAAGTTTAGATGGCTTATTTTTAGCGATGCTTGTGATGATTAGTCTCACCGTATTTGAGCACTCAACCCCAATGGCTGCTTTTCCTGTTTATTATGAAGATAGTGAGAAGGCTGCAAAACGATTGTTTAATATGGATGAACGTCATGATGAAGATAAGACAGATGTGACGACAACTAAGTATTGGACATCTGCCCCCTCCATAACTTTTAAAAATGTTAGCTTTTCATACCCTAATGAGCAGCGCAAAGTTACCGAAGGATTAAATCTTGAACTACCGGCTGGGTCAAAAACAGCGATCGTTGGAGCAAGTGGTTCGGGGAAGTCAACGTTGTTTAATCTTCTACTCAAGCTGTACTCTCCGGATGAAGGTGAGATCTATTTCGATGGTGAAAAAAGAAGTCAGATGGATCAAGAGGAGATTTGGAAACGCACGAATGTTGTTTTACAAGAAAACCATTTCTTTTATGGGACCATTAAAGATAACCTTCTCATCGAGGAAGGTTCCTTGACAGATGGAGAGCTGAGTCAAGTGCTGAAAACTGTTCAATTAGCCCATTTTGTTTTAACAGACCGTGTCATGGAAAAAGGGCAAAATTTGTCCGGTGGTGAAAAGCAACGACTTGCTATGGCTCGTGCTGTGATTAAAGATGCGCCCCTCTGGCTCCTTGATGAACCAACATCATCACTTGATTCTTGGACAGAGCAACAGCTGTATGAAACGCTCTATCAACAAGCAAAGGATGATACTGTAATTATTATTAGCCATCGTTTGTCAGGCTTGGAAAAGATGGATCAAATTGTGGTCATGGATCAAGGTGAAGTCGTTGAAGTCGGGTCGTTTGCAGAGTTAATGGAGAAAAAAGGGTATTTTTATCGGTTAAAACAAATAGAGGCAAGCATTATTCGGACATCATGA
- a CDS encoding enoyl-CoA hydratase/isomerase family protein: MSNAHQFIESWIEDSIAVIQLNRPEVLNALNREMVEEIVETLEGYDKDDRVRVIVLTGNGRAFAAGADIDEMSADTPITMDSINQFATWDRIALIRKPIIASVNGFALGGGFELVLNCDIIFADENTQFGFPEVNLGVMPGAGGTQRLTKVMGKAKALEWLWLGESMTALEAYKNGVVNRLIAPEVLFEETMKFASKIAKQPPLSLRFIKEAVNKAVDSPLVDGLQLERKNFYLLFDSEDQTEGMQAFIEKRKPNFKGK; this comes from the coding sequence ATGAGTAATGCACATCAATTTATCGAAAGTTGGATAGAGGATTCGATAGCGGTTATTCAACTTAATCGACCAGAGGTGTTAAATGCGTTAAATCGGGAAATGGTCGAAGAGATTGTTGAAACACTAGAAGGCTATGATAAAGATGACCGAGTGCGTGTTATCGTTTTAACTGGAAATGGGAGAGCGTTTGCAGCCGGTGCGGATATTGATGAAATGTCTGCAGACACTCCTATAACTATGGACTCGATCAATCAATTTGCTACCTGGGATCGTATTGCTTTAATAAGAAAACCAATTATTGCATCTGTTAATGGCTTTGCATTAGGTGGCGGCTTTGAGTTAGTTCTAAATTGTGACATTATTTTCGCAGATGAGAATACTCAATTTGGATTTCCTGAAGTGAACCTTGGAGTCATGCCAGGTGCAGGTGGTACGCAGCGTTTAACTAAGGTTATGGGTAAAGCAAAAGCTTTAGAATGGCTTTGGCTTGGTGAATCGATGACTGCATTAGAAGCTTATAAGAATGGTGTTGTTAATCGGTTGATTGCACCAGAGGTTCTTTTTGAAGAAACAATGAAGTTTGCAAGCAAGATAGCAAAACAACCTCCTCTTTCTCTAAGGTTTATAAAAGAAGCCGTTAATAAAGCTGTAGATTCTCCGTTGGTCGATGGTTTGCAGCTTGAACGAAAGAATTTCTATTTATTATTTGATTCTGAAGACCAAACAGAGGGTATGCAGGCTTTTATTGAGAAACGAAAACCGAACTTCAAGGGGAAATAA
- a CDS encoding ketopantoate reductase family protein → MEIKTVSIVGLGALGILFGQHLAKQLPRENVRIIADKKRIEKYEEKGVYCNGERCNFYYMTPEEVSEPADLIIFAVKDSGLKSAIAAVKNQVGENTIILSTLNGITSEAIIGETYGMEKILYCVAQGMDAVKVDNKLTYDHFGMLCFGDREPGGKSKKVDAVSTFFDKLDLPYEVDTNMMKRLWGKFMLNVGVNQTVAVYEGNYGTIQKEGVARDTMIAAMREVISLSDREGVGLTEGDLDYWLMVLSKLSPEGKPSMAQDVEAKRYSEVELFSGTVLTLAKKYGMDTPVNKQLYDQIISIEKGYTMD, encoded by the coding sequence ATGGAAATAAAAACAGTTTCAATTGTTGGCTTAGGAGCGTTAGGTATTTTATTTGGTCAGCATTTAGCGAAACAACTGCCAAGAGAAAATGTGAGAATTATTGCAGATAAAAAGCGTATTGAAAAATACGAGGAAAAGGGTGTTTATTGTAATGGTGAACGATGTAATTTTTATTACATGACCCCGGAAGAGGTGTCAGAACCTGCAGATTTAATTATTTTTGCAGTGAAAGATAGTGGATTAAAGAGTGCCATTGCTGCTGTAAAAAACCAAGTTGGAGAGAATACGATCATTTTATCAACGTTAAATGGGATCACTAGTGAAGCAATTATAGGTGAGACTTACGGGATGGAGAAAATATTATATTGTGTTGCGCAAGGAATGGATGCAGTCAAAGTTGATAATAAATTAACTTACGATCATTTTGGGATGCTGTGTTTCGGGGATCGAGAACCCGGGGGCAAATCAAAGAAAGTCGATGCTGTTAGTACCTTCTTTGATAAACTGGACCTTCCTTATGAGGTTGATACGAATATGATGAAGAGATTATGGGGCAAATTTATGCTCAATGTCGGTGTTAACCAAACTGTTGCTGTCTATGAGGGTAATTATGGAACCATTCAAAAAGAAGGGGTAGCTAGAGATACAATGATTGCGGCCATGAGGGAGGTTATTTCATTATCTGACCGAGAAGGTGTAGGCTTAACTGAAGGAGACCTAGACTATTGGCTCATGGTATTAAGTAAATTAAGTCCGGAAGGGAAACCTTCAATGGCGCAAGACGTTGAAGCGAAACGTTATAGTGAAGTTGAATTATTTTCTGGTACTGTCCTTACTCTAGCTAAAAAGTACGGAATGGATACGCCAGTTAATAAACAATTGTATGACCAAATTATCTCAATAGAGAAGGGTTATACGATGGATTGA
- a CDS encoding NADH-dependent flavin oxidoreductase produces the protein MFQEFRFKRGVKLKNRILMAPPELLEGDQPVSASAVAAPREGLVTPRELTVTEIEEIINDFAKATRRAIEAGFDGVEIHGANTYLIQQFFSPHSNRRSDKWGGSIEKRMTFPLAVIDHVKATVERHAKNPFIIGYRISPEEVENPGITMDETLIFVDKLVEQDLDYLHLSVQDFWGGSIRDEDDQRSRVTMVYERVGDKIPVIGVGSLHMPDEVKKAMDTGVPLLALGRELIMEPHWVEKVEAGNEDTIKTTITKEDQERLVVPDALWKAIINTPGWFPVVEQE, from the coding sequence TTGTTCCAAGAGTTTAGGTTTAAACGAGGAGTAAAGCTCAAAAATCGGATTCTTATGGCACCTCCAGAATTATTAGAAGGTGATCAGCCTGTTAGTGCTAGCGCAGTAGCTGCACCGCGTGAAGGGTTAGTAACACCAAGAGAGCTAACGGTAACAGAGATCGAGGAAATCATTAATGATTTTGCAAAGGCGACACGACGCGCAATTGAAGCGGGCTTTGATGGCGTTGAGATCCATGGTGCTAATACATATTTAATTCAGCAATTCTTTTCTCCACATTCAAACCGGCGCAGTGATAAATGGGGCGGATCGATTGAAAAAAGAATGACATTCCCGCTTGCTGTTATAGATCATGTGAAAGCAACTGTTGAAAGGCATGCAAAGAACCCTTTTATCATTGGCTATCGGATTTCCCCAGAAGAGGTGGAGAATCCAGGAATTACAATGGATGAAACGTTAATTTTTGTTGATAAGCTGGTAGAACAGGATTTAGATTACCTTCATTTATCGGTTCAAGATTTTTGGGGTGGGTCGATTCGCGATGAAGATGATCAACGTTCGCGTGTCACGATGGTTTATGAGCGTGTAGGGGATAAAATTCCTGTCATTGGTGTAGGCTCACTTCATATGCCTGATGAAGTCAAAAAAGCAATGGATACAGGTGTACCTTTGCTAGCCTTAGGTCGTGAATTAATTATGGAGCCACATTGGGTCGAAAAAGTGGAAGCAGGTAATGAAGATACAATAAAAACGACAATTACGAAGGAAGACCAAGAAAGGCTAGTCGTCCCTGATGCATTATGGAAAGCAATTATCAATACACCAGGCTGGTTCCCAGTCGTTGAACAAGAATAG
- the paaK gene encoding phenylacetate--CoA ligase PaaK, whose protein sequence is MKFFSEIETAEQSDIQKLQLERLQQSIRHVYENVPFYRQKFEELNISPEDIKSLDDVTKLPFTKKNHLRENYPFGLFAVPKEDVVRIHGSSGTSGKPTVVGYTQNDIDNWAELVARAIYAAGGTKGDIVHNAYGYGLFTGGLGIHYGSEKAGCPTVPISGGNTDRQITLIQDFGAKVICGTPSYILNIAEKMEEMGIDPSETSLEYGIFGAEPWSEEMRETLQRKLGIKAVDIYGLSEVMGPGVAVECHEAQDGLHIADDHFLIEVINPDTLEPVAEGEDGELVFTSLTKEALPIIRYRTGDIASITREKCACGRTTTKMTRVKGRIDDMLIIRGVNVFPSEIEYYLLQIDELVPQYQIHLTKKGSLDNVELHVEMSEEFYQKASSQGNLEEEIVSGLKKKIQHSMKTNCLVTMDIHIHQPKSLPRSEGKAARVVDRRKEEKVAN, encoded by the coding sequence GTGAAATTTTTTAGTGAAATTGAAACAGCAGAACAGTCTGACATTCAAAAGCTTCAATTAGAGCGCTTACAACAGTCAATTCGTCACGTTTATGAAAATGTACCATTCTATCGCCAAAAATTTGAAGAACTAAACATCAGTCCAGAAGATATTAAAAGTCTAGATGATGTAACAAAATTACCATTCACAAAAAAGAATCATTTGCGTGAGAATTATCCGTTTGGTTTATTTGCAGTACCAAAGGAAGACGTTGTTAGAATTCATGGTTCATCTGGAACAAGCGGAAAACCGACTGTTGTTGGTTATACACAAAATGATATTGATAATTGGGCAGAACTTGTAGCAAGAGCAATATATGCTGCAGGTGGAACAAAAGGGGATATCGTTCATAATGCATATGGTTATGGCCTATTTACTGGTGGATTAGGTATCCACTACGGATCTGAAAAAGCTGGTTGTCCTACCGTACCTATCTCCGGCGGTAATACCGATAGACAAATTACATTGATTCAAGACTTCGGAGCGAAAGTGATTTGTGGAACACCTTCCTACATCTTAAATATTGCTGAGAAGATGGAGGAAATGGGTATCGACCCTAGTGAGACTAGCCTAGAATATGGAATCTTTGGTGCTGAGCCTTGGTCAGAAGAAATGAGAGAAACTCTTCAAAGAAAACTCGGTATTAAAGCTGTAGATATATATGGGCTTAGTGAAGTTATGGGACCAGGTGTTGCCGTTGAATGTCATGAGGCACAAGATGGCTTGCATATTGCTGATGACCATTTCCTAATTGAAGTTATCAATCCAGATACATTAGAGCCTGTAGCTGAGGGCGAAGATGGAGAGCTTGTTTTTACTAGCCTTACGAAGGAAGCGCTTCCAATCATTCGTTACCGTACAGGGGACATCGCTTCAATTACTCGTGAAAAGTGTGCATGTGGTCGTACAACAACTAAGATGACACGTGTTAAAGGTCGCATTGATGATATGCTTATTATTAGAGGGGTTAATGTATTCCCATCTGAAATCGAATATTACTTACTTCAAATTGACGAGCTAGTGCCTCAATATCAAATTCACTTAACGAAAAAAGGCTCACTAGACAATGTCGAGCTTCACGTTGAAATGAGTGAAGAGTTTTATCAAAAGGCTTCTAGCCAAGGCAACCTTGAGGAAGAGATTGTTAGTGGCTTAAAGAAAAAAATTCAACATTCAATGAAAACTAACTGCTTGGTTACTATGGATATTCATATTCATCAACCAAAATCATTACCTCGATCTGAAGGTAAAGCTGCACGAGTTGTTGATCGTCGAAAAGAAGAAAAAGTTGCAAACTAA
- the paaA gene encoding 1,2-phenylacetyl-CoA epoxidase subunit PaaA — protein sequence MGVKVNDPVSIEDKKYEEFMEKINAGEKIEADSWMPEEYRMTLVKLISMHGISEIMGALPEKEWTPKAPTLRRKLGIMAKVQDEMGHGQLLLRVAEDLIKPLGRNREDLMQDLFTGDLKFHNVFHMRAETWGDAGLIGWLVDGAAIITQTNMLDASYSPYARALKRIAAEEVFHAQHGEAIIMALAEGTEEQKAMVQDALNRWWPALLMFFGPPSSDTTGSSKQDATIKFKIRKNTNEELRQFFLTKYIPRIWSLGLTIPDETLHFDEEKEEWVYQQPDWNEFKKITKNQGPMSKERLRLRELSYENNAWVREALGASSRPATV from the coding sequence ATGGGTGTTAAAGTTAACGATCCTGTTTCAATTGAGGATAAGAAGTATGAAGAGTTTATGGAGAAGATCAACGCCGGGGAAAAGATCGAAGCGGACAGTTGGATGCCTGAAGAATATAGAATGACACTTGTTAAATTAATTTCAATGCATGGGATTAGTGAAATTATGGGAGCGCTACCAGAGAAGGAATGGACTCCGAAGGCGCCTACATTACGAAGAAAGCTAGGGATTATGGCAAAAGTTCAAGATGAGATGGGTCACGGGCAATTGCTTCTACGAGTAGCAGAAGATTTAATTAAGCCACTTGGTAGAAACCGTGAAGATTTAATGCAAGATTTATTCACTGGGGATTTAAAATTCCATAATGTTTTCCACATGAGAGCGGAAACATGGGGAGATGCTGGGTTAATTGGTTGGCTTGTAGATGGTGCAGCTATTATTACACAAACAAATATGTTAGATGCTTCATATAGTCCTTATGCACGAGCTCTAAAGCGTATCGCTGCTGAGGAGGTATTCCATGCTCAACATGGTGAGGCGATTATTATGGCTTTAGCAGAAGGAACGGAAGAGCAAAAAGCGATGGTGCAAGATGCACTTAACCGCTGGTGGCCAGCATTGTTAATGTTTTTTGGACCACCTTCTTCAGATACAACAGGTTCATCGAAGCAAGATGCAACAATTAAATTTAAGATCCGAAAGAACACAAATGAAGAACTAAGACAATTCTTTTTAACAAAATATATTCCGAGAATTTGGTCTTTAGGGCTAACAATTCCTGATGAAACTCTACATTTTGATGAAGAAAAAGAAGAATGGGTATATCAACAGCCTGATTGGAATGAATTTAAGAAGATTACTAAAAACCAAGGACCAATGTCAAAAGAGAGACTTCGTTTGCGTGAACTTTCATATGAAAACAACGCTTGGGTTCGTGAGGCATTAGGTGCATCTTCTCGACCTGCAACAGTTTAA